AATTTAGAAGGCAAAGTTACCCTTCCCTTGTTATCCACCACGTGTTTGTACTCACCTATTAACATTCAACCACTTTACTCCACTTTGAACCACTTTATAAAAATATTCTATATCAATTCGAAAAATCCTTCAATAAAAGAAAAAAAAATAGGGCAATTCAGTCGCCCTATTTTTATGTCTTTCTTTTAAAATTTTTTCTGTAAATGTACCCCCGCTTCTGCTAAAAAGAAGTTTTTTAGACCTTCCCCTCTTTTTGTGCCAGCTTCTTAAAAACTACCTCATTCTGCTCTTTATAGTAGTCCAAAATCAGTTTGTCCAGCTCAGTACTGACATGGTATATCGCATCATAATCTGCATTACTGTTTATAAGCTCATCCAGCTTCTCTCTGAGTTTCATTATCTTTTCAGTTATCATATTCCCACCATCTTACAGAGATTGTATTTTAATTATAAAACCAAATGCGCATTTTGTCAACAAAAATACTCTAAAAATACATTGTACTGATTTTTTGCTATATTTTGTCGAAATATTGTAATCTTAATTTTAAAACAATAGTTGATCCAATAATGATACAAATTACTGCAACAAGTTGGGACACTCTTATCGGGCCGAGCATTAGACTGTCTGTTCGCAGAGCTTCTATAAAAAACCTGCCAGCAGAGTATAAAATCAAATAAAATCCAAAAATCTCACCATCTTTCTTTTTATATCTTCTCAAAATGAGCAAGGCAAAAAACACAAGAAAATCCCATACTGATTCGTACAAAAATGTTGGATGGACTTCTATACGCTTTCCTGCTTCCACGCTATAAATCTGCATACGCCAAGGAAGATTTGTCTCATACCCATATGCCTCGCGGTTTGCAAAGTTTCCCCATCTT
This Caldicellulosiruptor changbaiensis DNA region includes the following protein-coding sequences:
- a CDS encoding Spo0E family sporulation regulatory protein-aspartic acid phosphatase codes for the protein MITEKIMKLREKLDELINSNADYDAIYHVSTELDKLILDYYKEQNEVVFKKLAQKEGKV